The Gammaproteobacteria bacterium genome contains the following window.
CAAGATGATTGTGACATTGATTGCACCGATTGCGATGGAAGAAGGCTTGCGCTTTGCGATTCGCGAAGGTGGTCGCACTGTCGGTGCTGGCGTTGTTTCCAAGGTGCTTGAGTAATCCTTAAGTATATTACGGGCTGGCTCATGCTGGCCCGGTAATATTTTAGGCCAGTAGCTCAATTGGCAGAGCAGCGGTCTCCAAAACCGCAGGTTGGGGGTTCGA
Protein-coding sequences here:
- a CDS encoding elongation factor Tu, translating into KMIVTLIAPIAMEEGLRFAIREGGRTVGAGVVSKVLE